ACCAAATCTGTATGAAGCCATTTTTACTGTAGTGGTAAAACACAACACTTTGGAATACAGGCTTTGTAATTAGATTGCTTAGATGTGAATTCCACCTCTAAACTTATTATCTGAGAAATCTTGAACACATGTGTTAACTACATTAACTCATAGGAGGACAGTAATCACTGTAGCTACCTCTTAGGATTATAacgattaaatgaggtaataccGAGGCAACTGAACTATTTtttttgatcttcatttttttctacatgcTACCCTAAATTTTCTTCAGCTCAGTCTAGGACATCCTTTTTCATTATAAATTCTTGAAATGTTGGTATTACtcaagtcataaaaaaagaaataaataattccatttgcagcaacatggatggacctacagagcatcatactgagtgaagtcagagaaaaacaaataccacataatatcacttatatgtggaatatttaaaaatggtacagatgaacctaaatacagaacagaaatagttacagatgtagaaaacaaacttatggttattgGGTGtaaaggggagggataaattggaaaattgggactgacatagagacactactacatataaaatagataataaggatTTACAGTATAGCAcgggaaactctactcaatactaaTAATAGACTATGTGGGAAAAGcgtctaaaaaagagtggatatatgtataactgattcactttgctgcacacctgaaactaacaacattgcaaatcaactatatccaataaaaacttaaaaaaaaaaaattccttgaaatTTTGAACGAAATGGACTAGCCAAAAAGGTTCATGGCTTAAAAATTGGTCAGGTCACTTACTTGACTTTTACAGCCAACTGGCCAGTGCCAGGTTGGAttcaaaaaaaagtttattcttgGAAGCCTGACCATGCAAGAGTGTCCCCATTGTACATTTTATTTGCTCACCTCATTTTCAAGCCCTAccagaaagtttgaaaattagAACACGGGCACTTTATTACCACCTAACTTAATACTACCTAGGATGCACACAGACAACTCAATTGTGAGGGAGGCATGTTGCTATTTTCCCAACAAGAAAACGCTCCTCGAACCACCTGTGTTCTGGTCTCAGGCAAAACTCATTCTCCCCACACCTCCAAGATTTCTCGAATCTAGAGGATAAGTCACTGCAACAGCTAGGGACTATCCACTGCCATCTCTTAAACTGAGCAGTGGTTACTCCAAAAAGTTAGGATTTTATATTGTTATGCTATTTTTATGGATCTTTAGGCTAAAGTGTGTAATTTCCAAATTTTTAGAATTCCcccttaaaactttaaaaagctatgaaaaagcccagtttggggggaaaaaagtttttaaaaatacataacccCTTGAAACAAGAGCAAATACGAAGGCTACAGCCACAATCTCAAACGGGGCGGGGGGGTCAGATCTTCAAGTCTACTTGGCTAAAGCtaaccaaaaactataaaatcaaAGTACCACAAATAACAGACTAACCTCAAAGTAAGCAGGATATACCATTAACAAAGTAAGCAAGTGTAAATGACAAAACACTTAATACATTCACacgaattttaaaattacttggtACATGTCAACAGATACTGAGATTAAGAAATTGTCCCAGATTCTGTAATTCCCTACTCAGTATATGTTGTTATAAAGCAGGTCCTTTTTTGAGGGGGAGGGGGACCACGCTAAAAATTAAAAGGGTATCAGATTACCGACAGAATACTCTGCAAAGTTCTACTACAAGGCGCTCCATTAGAAAGCCATGACCTGAAGGAACAATACCAAAACACTGGCTGTCAACATGAGacagataaaaataagaaaatgtgaagCACTTCGATGGACCGCGGCATTGTTTCCAGACAAGAAATACCCCTTTAAGACCCACGCCAAGGATTTCAGCAACCGCTCCGCGGTCAGTCCTGCAATCCGAAAACTGTTGCCCTCAGTGAGGGCAGGGCAGAGACCCCCGCCAGCCGGCTTTCAGCGTGCGGAGTCGCCCCCTCCTTCCGAGCTCGCTCCTCCGGCCGCTAGCTGGCCGCTCCCCTCTGGCCGGGACTCGGCCACCCGCTGGCCGCACACGCCCTCGGACCCGACGCGCCCCCAACAGAACGCCACGGGAAGGAAGCGAAGGAGAGGGGCCTTGAGAAGGGGCGGGAGGGGCGAGAGGCGGTGCTGGGATTCGGGCCGTCACCATCCATGCTCGAGAACTGCCCGGGTTCGGGGGGAGGGAAACTGAGCCTCCGCCGCCGGCCAAATGATAGGATCCCGGAGCGCAGGTGCCGGCGGCCGCCCGACGAAGTCACGGGCCGGGAGGACGGCGCGTTGACCCCAGggcccccacctccatcccactCGCCGCTCTCCTCCCTCATCCACCTTCATCTTCGGCTTCTGTCAGAACCCAACGACCTCCACACGGCCCTCCCGAGCGTGGAGGTGATGCCGGCTCTTACCTTAGGAAAGGGCGCCGCGCCGCTAGAGGCGGCTAGGGTGCGCGCGGGAGACACCGAGGCGAGCGCCGCCGCTGCCGCGGGAGCCTGAGGAGTCACAACGAAGCTGCCCGCGGGCGCGCCGCCTCCAGATCCAccgccccaccccctctcccGCAGGATTTTGCGCCGGAGCCTGCAGTCTCCGCGCTCTGACTGGTAGAGCCAGAGGAGGGGCGGGGCGccgcgcgggggcggggccgagcGCTACAAAGTCTAATTGGCATCTGTAGGCCCAATGGGACCACGGATGCTCCCGGCTTTGCTTAGACTGACTTTCCTGCTAGCCCGTAGCAGTCAAGAGGCGGGCCCAGTGCCTTCTTTGATAGCCATCTTTTTGACAAACCGGATTGTACGAAAAAGTCGGTTGGTTTGCACTGGCGGCTGAATAGTCCAATTAATTCAGGGGAGGGAGCTTCTGCGCTCTCTGATTGGCGTTCTCTCTACCTATAGGAGAGGCCCAGGGCGGTTAGACCCTGCCCCGGATGTGGGCGCGGCTCTGAGGTAGACCTGAGAGAGCCTGCACTGTGGTCGTTTGAAGCGGCGAGACTGAGGTCTCTTTTTCTTGACTATCATGTGACGGCTTCTGGATTTAATGGGGGAAGAAGTGTGGAAAAGGCCAAGGATCCAAACTGATAGGATTGGATCCAAACTGGCGAGTTTCCTGATCTTCGAGCCCCTCTCCGCTCTCCAGACAGCGGAACTGCCGGGTGAGTCCAGGGCTCCGACGAGCCGGCATCCCCCGAAGTGCACTCGGCCCCCGCCACCTACCCTGTGTCTGCCTCCCTAGTCGCCGCCCCCATCCCCTCACCCTCCAGCCCCAAATACACCGGATTGGCACCAGGCTTCTGTTTGCATTGTGGATCATATCGTACAAGAAATGCGTTCAACTCTAAAATGTACTGGGCCCACAGTGCAGAATGGGGGGAGTTCGGACAGGGCGTCGCTGTCACACCGTCGGCGTTTGAAGTTGAAGGGTATGGATAGTTTAGAAACGCCCTTAGGAACGCCCTGGAGTTCTGTAGACAAGTAGGCCCGAAAACCAGGTAAATGTAAGCAGAACGCTGTTCCTTTGAAGGATGGTCAGTTTGGCCAAGGCTGTTGAAGTAGGTACCTTTTGAAAGTGACTCGTTATCTGGAGGAATTCGTTGTTGTGGGCTCATTAAGCAAAACTGTCTTTGGGATAGGACGAGTTCATATGGAAGTGTACTGCCGGTAGCGAGAGAAGGGAAATGGAGATGGTGTGGCAAGCACCACGGACAAGTTATCACACCTGATACCGAGATGTGGTACCTGTGTGGGGGCAGGGCCTGATACCTGTGTGGGGGCAGGGCCCTTTAGATTCCCATTTAGGAGCAGCGCAGGTGCTAGGCGGATAGGCGGTATATACTTAACTGTCTTCAGGTGCAAAACATAATCACCTCAAatgaaaaatacttcaaaaattttTGGAGTATGCAGCTCCCCAGCCCtccttaaaagagaaagaagagaagtagtaggaaacaaatataataaattaatgGGGATTTATGAATAAATTGGAGTTGTATGTCATCATTGTACCCCAGCGCCCATGATCTCTCAAGCATCATTTAAATATCAATAGCGTGCTTTTAGTGAAAGTGCACACAAAACTTTGTTGCATCCCACATAAAAAAACTTGCAGCCACaaggttgtgtttttttttttttttgcagtctttTGACCTCCAACCTTAAAGCACCTGTTTCGAATGCAGTTACCCTTCTTATTGAGTTACTACTCAGACCTATGtgggggaaacaaacaaaaagcttgaCTCATTTAATGGCTGGCTGATAGAAGTGATGTTTAAGCAAATGTATTATCATaaacttctttttaaagttaACAAAAACAGCCAGAGGAATTGGAAACTGGAATTGAGCAAATTCAATTTACAGTGTGAAACCCATCTGTAGTTACTAATAAATACACACCTCTCAATCTCTTCTTCCAAATTTGGTTCCACATCCCATTATGGCAGCCCCTGGCCAGGAAAGGAGACTAGCACAGAAAATGCCTTCCTGAGAGCAAAAGCATCTTGTTTTTCATACTGCAGTATGAAGTATCTTCAAGCTAAGTAAACAAATTGAGTGCAAGCAGATGGGTAGTGTAAGGGAAAGAAGGGAGCTCGGAAACTCAGATCATTACTGAAATGAAACACATACATACTCTTGCACCATGATAGCTACCCACTGTTTAAAGTAGTAAAGATGTAACCATCAAAGTTagtcttaaaatataattatttaaagatGATAGTCTAGGACATTTATCTAGCCAGTTTCCTccccttttccttattttttttatcttcctGCATTTTTACTCCTGTCACCCATACTTTTGTTACCTTCCCCATTACCTGCCTATCTTTTCCTCTTGCCATCTAGTATCCTCTCTCATCCTCAGTCTGTCATTCCCCAGTGGcttatttccttttgtttataatttctttcctttactgAAAATTTCTTCTTGATCCTTCGTCATCCTCATTTTAAgtcttatctttcattttctcttctcccaCTGTTTCAAAGGAATAAAATGTTGTCACCTGTTTGCATTTCATTATCTTCTGTTAGCTCCTCGCCCAACTTCATGCAACCTGGCTTCTGACTTGCCATTCTGTTTACCCTTTTTCCTGATGGTCACAAGGCTGATATAAAAACTTGAATAAATATGGAACATACTGTAAACCTgtatgtgaagattaaatgtgttTATACTTAAGTATTACAGATTGATGgattcctatcaaaattccaagttttttaaatttcgtgattttgaaaaactggaagggccaaataacaaaatattttggagaagaaaatagtaaATAGATACTAGGCCTCCCAGATACTAAAACCTATCTAGTAACAGTGATATAGTACTAGTGCAAAACAGACATCGATCAGTAAGACAGGATAGGACTGTAAGAAATAGCCCCAATTATTAAACAATTTAGCACCTAATAATCCCAAAACAAGTTTTTTAAGTGGTTTTGATTATTGGGTAGCAAGTAGTAAAAAAGCTATAtaccacaaaccaaaaaaatgGGTATTACTAAAAATAGTTTTAGACTAAGAAAATAGGTATTTATAAGAACTTTgagaaaatttgattaaaaaatgttaGACCCATAGATTAAGCTATGTGAAAATCCAGTGTTACCAATGTGTTCTATGTTACTTAGCCCAGTGACCTCTGTACAATCATAGTTCTACTTAATGttgtaatttttttaactgtTCCCTCCTTATTAAAACTCCTCTCCTGGCTTTATACCACCCTTTCTTTGATTTTGAATGCTTTTTCTTAGTATTCCTTGATACTGAATGAAAATTAATAGGTGTGCAAATGTACAAAGAAAGGTTAATTAAGAACATCCCTGAGGTACAGgaaaaagatcctgagtgcctgGATTTGTGTGACAACAATGAAGAGAAACAGGCTGTTTTTAAAACATCTTGAATAGAACTTATACCCAGTGGATATACTAAAAATTGTATTTTGTCACAGCTGTATGGAATGATGGATGTGATGTTGTCAAAGATGGCTACAAATTTGATGGATTATGAAAGGGAGAtggtaaaatgttttcaaaattagGAAATCTGAGAGAGAAAGAGCCAGCTTTGTAAACCaggaatagaaataatttttttttctggtaccaAAATTTAagatcttgacttttttttttttttcttctcttagggtatattttcattttttcgaCCCTGCAACAGCTTCTTTAAACTGTTTAAATGAGAATGTCCTTGGCTCAGAGAGTACTACTCACCTGGCTTTTCACATTACTCTTCTTGATCATGTTGGTGTTGAAACTGGATGAGAAGGCACCTTGGAACTGGTTCCTCATATTTATTCCAGTCTGGATATTTGATACTATCCTTCTTGTCATGCTGATTGTGAAAATGGCTGGGCGATGTAAGTCTGGCTTTGACCCTCGACATGGAtcacacaatattaaaaaaaaagcctggtaCCTCATTGCAATGTTACTTAAATTAGCCTTCTGTCTTGCACTCTGTGCTAAACTGGAACAGTTTACTACCATGAATCTGTCCTATGTCTTCATTCCTTTATGGGCCTTGCTGGCTGGGGCTTTGATAGAGCTTGGATATAATGTCTTTTTTGTGAGAGACTGACTTCTAAGGACATCAGATCATTTTATTGCTGATCAGCAAGCTATTATTAAAGTGTACTGAATCTTTGCAAGCTTGAAGAATGCCAGAGAACTGAGAAAAATACCAAATGTAATTTTATACTGCTTCCATTAAAATAATCTTGGTGACTTCTAGTTGACCCAAAACCTGATTATTCCGTATTTGAGTTATTAATACCCTTATTGTCCTATATGAATAAAGTTTGTTTTGGATCTTATGTTTCTACTTGACTCTTGAATAATCTGTTTTAAGTATGTGGTCAATATTAAAAGTAAGTAAACATAAACTAAAGTAAGTAAAAGCCTTTAGTAAGTAAAAGTAAAGTAGGTAAAGTAAAcgtaaaaaagtaaaagtaagtaAAAGCCTTTAAGTCTTTAGTCTAcatatttgaatagacatttagtATATCATGGCCCCATTATGATGAACATAAATAGTCATTTGTGCTTCTCAATTATGAAGGATAAAACCTAGTTACTGAAATAATTAGGGGTGCCACTTAAGGTTTATATTCAAAAAGAATCTAAGAGTTTTgagtttttttcatttgtttttatctaGGCTACCTTCATTGTTATCTTCGCTTTTCATTTGGAACAAATAAATTagaggtagcatattaaaaactgaGCAGAAGCTTGCCTCTTCCTAATACTAGGGGAACCATCCATCCCATTTATGTCAGGACAGTCCAGGTTATGCCTGTTGGTCTGGGGTCTCAGGGAGGTAGTTCCCCTTTCT
This is a stretch of genomic DNA from Dama dama isolate Ldn47 chromosome 18, ASM3311817v1, whole genome shotgun sequence. It encodes these proteins:
- the TMEM60 gene encoding transmembrane protein 60 gives rise to the protein MRMSLAQRVLLTWLFTLLFLIMLVLKLDEKAPWNWFLIFIPVWIFDTILLVMLIVKMAGRCKSGFDPRHGSHNIKKKAWYLIAMLLKLAFCLALCAKLEQFTTMNLSYVFIPLWALLAGALIELGYNVFFVRD